A genomic region of Micropterus dolomieu isolate WLL.071019.BEF.003 ecotype Adirondacks linkage group LG11, ASM2129224v1, whole genome shotgun sequence contains the following coding sequences:
- the msl2a gene encoding E3 ubiquitin-protein ligase MSL2a: MNPVNATALYVSASRAVLQCDPRQPHTFAEMYKLLPVFRQSLACLVCGKLLQDPISPTHPECQHYVCSGCKGQKMQIRSSCSRCKDYSCFQENKQLCLLVQCYRKLCLYVTHSPLLQPISSHVGGSPEVMALLEEALISHEEEIEIEDPGLAQEDVNPSAPESLTPTEAPPAPAELSAVPQSSSSDPPCSNGPQECNGEVLEDLDPSSPELEVCELVEEQPQAGLSVSNTGCGGLELSLTTGPLAPTPGTVCSLRDGGSSSRELEEGEVLLLSVEEVLQTLDPLQPGRDSPHTQPERTHTHISTDRAHAQMYIQLDAAHNYTQTRTDRTSTVSSHGAYIHTSSYDPPPNSKPPPVRLKRKRSRSESDREKVKPLPIASILQGSSSQLHTPNPAQTLHTQPPTPPLTVPAHTYSSLHNGAPPKASRPALNHNKSARKHVDPGPKKPHAKARTGGGSKTKDGKDQRLMSGCLVPPAPVRPPYKKPVEKKGCKCGRATQNPSVLTCRGQRCPCYSNRKACLDCICRGCQNSYMANGEKKLEAFAVPEKALEQTRLTLGINLTSITAAAALRNPATTSIRANSLLNVATATGAPVTTAYLSPSPPQESNYEDSLELLIG; the protein is encoded by the exons ATGAACCCCGTTAATGCAACCGCTCTGTACGTGTCCGCCAGCCGGGCCGTGCTGCAGTGTGACCCGCGGCAGCCTCACACCTTCGCAGAGATGTACAAGCTACTGCCTGTCTTCCGACAGTCCCTCGCATGCCTTGTCTGTG GTAAACTGCTCCAGGATCCCATTTCCCCAACACATCCAGAGTGTCAGCATTATGTCTGCTCGGGTTGTAAAGGCCAGAAGATGCAGATCAGGTCGTCATGTAGCCGCTGTAAGGACTATTCCTGTTTCCAGGAGAACAAACAGCTCTGTTTGCTGGTGCAATGCTACAGGAAGCTCTGCCTATATGTAACTCATTCACCGTTGCTGCAGCCAATCAGCAGCCATGTAGGAGGGTCTCCAGAGGTTATGGCCTTGCTGGAGGAAGCGCTAATATCACACGAAGAGGAAATAGAGATAGAGGACCCAGGCCTAGCACAAGAAGATGTGAATCCCTCTGCCCCTGAGTCCCTTACCCCCACAGAGGCACCACCTGCTCCTGCAGAGCTGTCAGCTGTACCACAGAGCTCCTCCTCTGATCCTCCCTGTTCCAATGGACCACAGGAATGCAATGGAGAAGTGCTGGAGGACCTGGATCCCTCGTCTCCTGAGCTGGAAGTATGCGAGCTGGTAGAGGAGCAGCCACAGGCAGGCCTGTCTGTGTCCAATACTGGTTGTGGTGGTCTGGAACTGAGTCTGACCACTGGACCGTTAGCCCCAACTCCAGGCACTGTGTGCTCACTCAGGGATGGGGGATCTAGCAGCAGGGAgctggaggagggggaggtgtTGCTTCTAAGTGTGGAGGAGGTGTTACAGACTTTGGATCCTCTTCAGCCCGGTCGAGATTCTCCTCATACACAGCCAGAAagaacccacacacacataagcacgGACAGAGCACATGCTCAAATGTACATACAGCTGGATGCAGCTCATAACTACACACAGACACGAACAGACAGGACTAGCACAGTGTCAAGCCATGGTgcttacatacacacatcttCCTATGATCCTCCTCCAAACTCCAAGCCCCCGCCAGTCCGCCTTAAACGTAAACGATCTCGTTCAGAGAGTGACAGGGAAAAGGTGAAACCCCTCCCTATCGCCTCCATCCTGCAGGGTTCCTCTTCACAGCTACACACTCCAAACCCCGCTCAGACATTGCATACGCAACCACCCACACCCCCCTTAACTGTACcagcacacacatactcatCCCTTCATAATGGGGCGCCTCCCAAAGCCAGTCGCCCTGCACTGAACCACAATAAGAGTGCCAGGAAGCATGTCGATCCGGGCCCTAAGAAGCCCCATGCAAAGGCCCGCACTGGTGGAGGCTCCAAGACCAAGGATGGCAAAGACCAACGGTTGATGTCAGGCTGCCTTGTGCCCCCAGCGCCTGTCAGGCCTCCATATAAGAAGCCAGTGGAGAAGAAAGGATGCAAGTGTGGCAGGGCCACCCAGAATCCTTCTGTGTTGACCTGCAGGGGGCAGCGCTGTCCTTGTTACTCAAACCGCAAG GCATGTCTGGATTGTATCTGTCGAGGTTGCCAGAACTCCTACATGGCCAACGGTGAGAAAAAGCTAGAGGCCTTCGCTGTGCCAGAGAAAGCCTTGGAGCAGACGCGGCTCACACTCGGCATCAACCTCACCAGCATCACAGCGGCTGCGGCACTCCGCAACCCGGCGACCACCAGCATCCGAGCGAACAGCCTCCTCAATGTTGCCACAGCAACGGGGGCCCCCGTGACCACGGCCTACCTGTCCCCCAGCCCCCCACAAGAGTCCAACTATGAGGACAGCCTGGAGCTGCTGATTGGATGA
- the pccb gene encoding propionyl-CoA carboxylase beta chain, mitochondrial isoform X1: MMAAFSVARSSCGLINGLRISYRSLAPVKHGAVAAAVPQTNLLRDCRWYSVSHLSVKERIDKKRKAALVGGGQKRIDAQHKRGKLTARERVELLLDPESFVESDMFVEHRCSDFNMEQDRNKFPGDSVVTGRGRINGRLVYVFSQDFTVFGGSLSGAHAQKICKIMDQAMTVGAPVIGLNDSGGARIQEGVESLAGYADIFLRNVLASGVVPQISLIMGPCAGGAVYSPALTDFTFMVKDTSYLFITGPDVVKSVTNEDVTQEELGGAKTHTTVSGVAHHAFENDVEALLHLREFFNFLPLSNQDPAPIRECHDPSDRLVPSLDTIVPFETTKAYDMLDIIQTIVDERDFFEIMPSYAKNIVVGFARMNGRTVGIVGNQPKVASGCLDINSSVKGARFVRFCDAFNIPIITFVDVPGFLPGTAQEYGGIIRHGAKLLFAFAEATVPKITIITRKAYGGAYDVMSSKHLRGDVNYAWPSAEVAVMGAKGAVQIIFRGKENQAEAEAEYVEKFANPFPAAVRGFVDDIIEPSSTRKKICRDLEVLASKKQINPWKKHANIPL, encoded by the exons ATGATGGCGGCTTTCAGTGTGGCTCGAAGCAGCTGCGGACTAATAAACGGTTTGAGGATATCTTACAGGAGTTTAGCGCCAGTAAAACATGGCGCAGTCGCTGCCGCAGTGCCGCAGACGAACCTGCTACGGGACTGCCGCTGGTATTCCGTCAGCCACCTCTCCGTAAAGGAGAGGATTGACAAGAAACGGAAGGCGGCGCTAGTCGGGGGAGGTCAGAAGAGAATAGATGCACAACACAAAAGG GGTAAGCTGACAGCCAGGGAGCGAGTGGAGCTCCTGCTGGACCCCGAGTCCTTTGTGGAGTCGGACATGTTCGTTGAGCATCGCTGCTCTGACTTCAACATGGAGCAGGATAGAAACAAG TTCCCGGGTGACAGCGTTGTGACAGGCCGAGGCAGGATCAATGGCAGGCTGGTTTATGTATTCAGTCAG gACTTCACAGTGTTTGGCGGCAGTCTGTCTGGAGCTCATGCACAGAAGATCTGTAAG ATTATGGATCAGGCCATGACAGTTGGAGCCCCGGTCATTGGGTTGAACGACTCTGGAGGAGCTCGCATCCAGGAAGGAGTGGAGTCACTGGCTGGATATGCAGATATATTTCTG AGGAACGTGTTGGCTTCAGGAGTTGTCCCTCAGATATCCCTCATCATGGGTCCATGTGCAGGGGGAGCTGTGTACTCGCCCGCCCTGACAGATTTTACCTTCATGGTTAAG gacACATCATACCTGTTCATCACAGGACCTGATGTTGTGAAGTCTGTCACCAATGAAGACGTGACTCAGGAGGAGCTCGGTGGAGCCAAAACGCACACCACCGTGTCTG GAGTGGCTCACCATGCATTTGAGAATGACGTCGAAGCCTTGCTCCACCTGCGAGAATTCTTCAACTTCCTGCCGCTGAGCAATCAGGATCCCGCCCCCATCAGGGAGTGCCACGACCCTAG CGATCGTCTGGTACCTTCATTGGACACCATCGTCCCGTTTGAGACGACTAAAGCCTATGACATGTTGGACATCATTCAAACA ATAGTGGATGAGAGGGACTTCTTTGAGATCATGCCCAGCTACGCCAAAAACATTGTGGTTGGATTTGCTCGCATGAACGGACGCACTGTAGGCATCGTGGGTAACCAGCCCAAAGTGGCTTCTG GTTGTTTGGACATCAACTCCTCAGTGAAGGGAGCCCGCTTTGTACGCTTCTGTGATGCTTTCAATATTCCCATCATCACCTTTGTGGATGTGCCGGGCTTCCTGCCAG GTACTGCTCAGGAGTATGGAGGCATTATCAGACACGGAGCCAAACTGCTTTTTGCCTTCGCAGAGGCCACTGTCCCGAAGATAACCATTATCAccagaaag GCTTACGGAGGAGCCTATGACGTAATGAGCTCCAAACACTTGAGAGGAGATGTGAACTACGCCTGGCCCTCAGCTGAGGTTGCCGTCATGGGTGCCAAG ggTGCTGTTCAGATTATCTTCAGAGGAAAGGAGAACCAGGCTGAGGCCGAGGCTGAATACGTGGAGAAATTCGCCAACCCCTTCCCCGCTGCTGTCAGAG GTTTTGTGGATGACATCATAGAGCCGTCGAGCACTCGCAAGAAGATCTGCAGAGATCTAGAGGTGTTGGCCAGCAAGAAGCAGATCAACCCCTGGAAGAAACACGCCAACATTCCTCTGTGA
- the pccb gene encoding propionyl-CoA carboxylase beta chain, mitochondrial isoform X2 — protein sequence MFVEHRCSDFNMEQDRNKFPGDSVVTGRGRINGRLVYVFSQDFTVFGGSLSGAHAQKICKIMDQAMTVGAPVIGLNDSGGARIQEGVESLAGYADIFLRNVLASGVVPQISLIMGPCAGGAVYSPALTDFTFMVKDTSYLFITGPDVVKSVTNEDVTQEELGGAKTHTTVSGVAHHAFENDVEALLHLREFFNFLPLSNQDPAPIRECHDPSDRLVPSLDTIVPFETTKAYDMLDIIQTIVDERDFFEIMPSYAKNIVVGFARMNGRTVGIVGNQPKVASGCLDINSSVKGARFVRFCDAFNIPIITFVDVPGFLPGTAQEYGGIIRHGAKLLFAFAEATVPKITIITRKAYGGAYDVMSSKHLRGDVNYAWPSAEVAVMGAKGAVQIIFRGKENQAEAEAEYVEKFANPFPAAVRGFVDDIIEPSSTRKKICRDLEVLASKKQINPWKKHANIPL from the exons ATGTTCGTTGAGCATCGCTGCTCTGACTTCAACATGGAGCAGGATAGAAACAAG TTCCCGGGTGACAGCGTTGTGACAGGCCGAGGCAGGATCAATGGCAGGCTGGTTTATGTATTCAGTCAG gACTTCACAGTGTTTGGCGGCAGTCTGTCTGGAGCTCATGCACAGAAGATCTGTAAG ATTATGGATCAGGCCATGACAGTTGGAGCCCCGGTCATTGGGTTGAACGACTCTGGAGGAGCTCGCATCCAGGAAGGAGTGGAGTCACTGGCTGGATATGCAGATATATTTCTG AGGAACGTGTTGGCTTCAGGAGTTGTCCCTCAGATATCCCTCATCATGGGTCCATGTGCAGGGGGAGCTGTGTACTCGCCCGCCCTGACAGATTTTACCTTCATGGTTAAG gacACATCATACCTGTTCATCACAGGACCTGATGTTGTGAAGTCTGTCACCAATGAAGACGTGACTCAGGAGGAGCTCGGTGGAGCCAAAACGCACACCACCGTGTCTG GAGTGGCTCACCATGCATTTGAGAATGACGTCGAAGCCTTGCTCCACCTGCGAGAATTCTTCAACTTCCTGCCGCTGAGCAATCAGGATCCCGCCCCCATCAGGGAGTGCCACGACCCTAG CGATCGTCTGGTACCTTCATTGGACACCATCGTCCCGTTTGAGACGACTAAAGCCTATGACATGTTGGACATCATTCAAACA ATAGTGGATGAGAGGGACTTCTTTGAGATCATGCCCAGCTACGCCAAAAACATTGTGGTTGGATTTGCTCGCATGAACGGACGCACTGTAGGCATCGTGGGTAACCAGCCCAAAGTGGCTTCTG GTTGTTTGGACATCAACTCCTCAGTGAAGGGAGCCCGCTTTGTACGCTTCTGTGATGCTTTCAATATTCCCATCATCACCTTTGTGGATGTGCCGGGCTTCCTGCCAG GTACTGCTCAGGAGTATGGAGGCATTATCAGACACGGAGCCAAACTGCTTTTTGCCTTCGCAGAGGCCACTGTCCCGAAGATAACCATTATCAccagaaag GCTTACGGAGGAGCCTATGACGTAATGAGCTCCAAACACTTGAGAGGAGATGTGAACTACGCCTGGCCCTCAGCTGAGGTTGCCGTCATGGGTGCCAAG ggTGCTGTTCAGATTATCTTCAGAGGAAAGGAGAACCAGGCTGAGGCCGAGGCTGAATACGTGGAGAAATTCGCCAACCCCTTCCCCGCTGCTGTCAGAG GTTTTGTGGATGACATCATAGAGCCGTCGAGCACTCGCAAGAAGATCTGCAGAGATCTAGAGGTGTTGGCCAGCAAGAAGCAGATCAACCCCTGGAAGAAACACGCCAACATTCCTCTGTGA